A single region of the Ancylobacter novellus DSM 506 genome encodes:
- the rplT gene encoding 50S ribosomal protein L20: MARVKRGVTSHAKHKKVLKAAKGYFGRRKNTIRVAKQAVEKAQQYAYRDRKVKKRNFRALWIQRINAATRELGFTYGRFIDGLGKAGIEVDRKVLSDIAIHEPAAFAALVEQAKAALEKQAA, encoded by the coding sequence ATGGCACGTGTCAAGCGCGGCGTAACTTCCCACGCCAAGCACAAGAAAGTGCTCAAGGCGGCGAAGGGCTATTTCGGCCGCCGCAAGAATACCATCCGCGTCGCGAAGCAGGCGGTCGAGAAGGCGCAGCAGTACGCTTATCGCGACCGCAAGGTGAAGAAGCGCAATTTCCGCGCGCTCTGGATCCAGCGCATCAACGCGGCGACCCGCGAGCTCGGCTTCACCTATGGCCGATTTATCGACGGTCTCGGCAAGGCCGGGATCGAGGTCGACCGCAAGGTGCTCTCGGATATCGCCATCCACGAGCCTGCCGCCTTCGCGGCGCTGGTCGAGCAGGCCAAGGCCGCGCTGGAAAAGCAGGCCGCCTGA
- the pheS gene encoding phenylalanine--tRNA ligase subunit alpha, with product MSVAAALPDLDALERELSSAITAAADEAGLEAVRVSALGKKGSVSELLKSLGGMSPEERKTAGPAINGLRDRLNEALGARRTELKAAALTKRLETERVDVTLPVRETPAELGRVHPISQVIDELTAIFADMGFSVAEGPDIEDDFHNFTALNFPEGHPAREMHDTFYLPTKEDGSRLVLRTHTSPVQVRTMLSKKPPIRVICPGRTYRSDSDQTHTPMFHQVEGLVIDKGSNLGHLKWILEEFCKAFFEVDNVKMRFRPSFFPFTEPSMEVDIQCDRSRPGEIRFGEGSDWLEILGCGMVHPNVLKNCGLDPDEYQGFAWGMGIDRIAMLKYGMPDLRAFFEADVRWLSHYGFRPLDFPTLAGGLSN from the coding sequence ATGTCCGTCGCCGCCGCCCTTCCCGATCTCGACGCGCTGGAGCGCGAGCTCTCTTCCGCCATCACTGCCGCCGCCGACGAGGCGGGGCTGGAGGCGGTGCGCGTTAGCGCACTGGGCAAGAAGGGCTCGGTCTCCGAGCTCCTGAAGAGCCTCGGCGGCATGAGCCCGGAGGAGCGCAAGACCGCCGGCCCGGCCATCAACGGCCTGCGCGACCGGCTCAACGAGGCGCTCGGCGCCCGCCGCACCGAGCTGAAGGCGGCGGCGCTCACCAAGCGGCTGGAGACCGAGCGCGTCGACGTCACGCTCCCCGTGCGCGAGACCCCGGCCGAGCTCGGCCGCGTCCATCCGATCAGCCAGGTGATCGACGAGCTCACCGCCATCTTCGCCGACATGGGCTTCTCGGTGGCGGAAGGCCCGGACATCGAGGACGACTTCCACAACTTCACCGCGCTGAACTTCCCCGAGGGGCATCCGGCGCGCGAGATGCACGACACCTTCTACCTGCCCACCAAGGAGGACGGCTCGCGGCTCGTGCTGCGCACCCACACCTCGCCGGTGCAGGTGCGCACCATGCTGTCCAAGAAGCCGCCCATCCGCGTCATCTGCCCCGGCCGCACCTATCGCTCGGACAGCGACCAGACCCACACGCCGATGTTCCATCAGGTGGAGGGGCTGGTCATCGACAAGGGCTCCAATCTCGGGCACCTGAAGTGGATCCTCGAGGAGTTCTGCAAGGCCTTCTTCGAGGTCGACAATGTGAAGATGCGGTTCCGCCCGTCCTTCTTCCCCTTCACCGAGCCGTCCATGGAGGTCGACATCCAGTGCGACCGCTCGCGGCCGGGCGAGATCCGCTTCGGCGAGGGCTCGGACTGGCTGGAGATCCTCGGCTGCGGCATGGTGCACCCGAACGTGCTGAAGAATTGCGGCCTCGACCCGGACGAGTATCAGGGCTTCGCCTGGGGCATGGGGATCGACCGCATCGCCATGCTGAAATACGGCATGCCGGACCTGCGCGCCTTCTTCGAGGCGGATGTCCGCTGGCTCTCCCATTACGGCTTCCGCCCGCTCGACTTCCCGACGCTGGCCGGCGGCCTGTCGAACTGA
- the pheT gene encoding phenylalanine--tRNA ligase subunit beta: MKFTLSWLREHLSGDYSLDDVTGTLNRIGFEVEGVEDKAAKLKGFSIAYVVSAVQHPNADKLRVCMVDTGQGEPVQVVCGAPNARTGMKSVFSPPGTYIPGKDITLGIGTIRGVESRGMLCSAAELELSEDHDGIIDLPADAPVGATYVDWAGLGDPVVEIAVTPNRADGLGIHGIARDLAAAGVGTLIEKPIEAVKGAYPCPVSVIIAEGAPCPAFALRLVRGVKNGPSPDWLQAKLRAIGLRPINTLVDITNFLTFDQNRPLHVFDAAKVHGNLVVRRAKEGESLPALDGKTYALDESMCVIADDRAVESLAGVMGGEESGCDETTVDVLVESALWEPINIAQTGRKLGLNSDARFRFERGIDPAFTLPGLEMATKLILDLCGGEASEVVLAGAIPDTTRVIEFPLSLTEKLTGLVASDSEQVETLGKLGFKVEGTSGTARVTPPSWRGDIEGKADLVEEVVRIAGLDRVPSIPFPRDETARKPVLTTLQLRTRKAKRALAARGLVEAVTWSFVAKEQAELFGGGAPELALANPIASDLSDMRPSLLPGLIGSAQANADRGHGDSALFEVGQVFKGDRPQDQFIAATGIRRATARPMGAGRHWSAKAGAVDAFDAKADALAVLAAAGAPVANLQISTDAPAWFHPGRSGTFRLGPNVIGHFGELHPSVLEALDADGPLVGFEVLIDRIPEPKAKATRVKPLLELAAFQPVERDFAFVVPRSVAAGDMVKAAAGVDRKLITAVNVFDLYEGAGIDEDKKSVALSVTLQPREKTLTDAEIEAVAGKIVAEVAKKTGAMLRG, encoded by the coding sequence ATGAAATTCACCCTCTCCTGGCTGCGCGAGCACCTTTCCGGCGACTATTCGCTCGACGACGTGACCGGCACGCTCAACCGCATCGGCTTCGAGGTCGAGGGCGTCGAGGACAAGGCGGCCAAGCTCAAGGGCTTCTCCATCGCCTATGTCGTCTCCGCCGTGCAGCACCCGAACGCCGACAAGCTGCGCGTCTGCATGGTCGACACCGGGCAGGGCGAGCCGGTGCAGGTGGTGTGCGGCGCGCCGAACGCGCGCACCGGCATGAAGAGCGTGTTCTCGCCGCCCGGCACCTACATCCCCGGCAAGGACATCACGCTCGGCATCGGCACCATACGCGGCGTCGAGAGCCGGGGAATGCTGTGCTCGGCGGCCGAGCTCGAGCTCTCCGAGGACCATGACGGCATCATCGACCTTCCGGCCGACGCGCCGGTCGGGGCGACCTATGTCGACTGGGCGGGCCTTGGCGACCCGGTGGTGGAGATCGCCGTCACCCCGAACCGCGCCGACGGGCTCGGCATTCACGGCATCGCCCGCGACCTCGCCGCCGCCGGTGTCGGCACGCTGATCGAAAAGCCGATCGAGGCCGTGAAGGGCGCCTATCCGTGCCCGGTCTCGGTGATCATCGCCGAGGGCGCGCCGTGCCCGGCCTTCGCGCTGCGCCTCGTCCGCGGGGTGAAGAACGGCCCGTCGCCCGACTGGCTGCAGGCGAAGCTGCGCGCCATCGGGCTGCGCCCGATCAACACGCTGGTCGACATCACCAATTTCCTGACCTTCGACCAGAACCGCCCGCTGCACGTCTTCGACGCCGCGAAGGTCCACGGCAATCTTGTCGTGCGCCGCGCCAAGGAGGGCGAGAGCCTGCCGGCGCTCGATGGCAAGACCTATGCGCTTGACGAGAGCATGTGCGTCATCGCCGACGACCGCGCCGTGGAATCGCTCGCCGGCGTGATGGGCGGCGAGGAATCGGGCTGCGACGAGACGACCGTCGACGTGCTGGTCGAATCCGCGCTGTGGGAGCCGATCAACATCGCCCAGACCGGCCGCAAGCTCGGGCTGAATTCCGACGCCCGCTTCCGTTTCGAGCGCGGCATCGACCCGGCCTTCACCCTGCCGGGGCTGGAGATGGCGACGAAGCTGATCCTCGACCTCTGCGGCGGCGAAGCGTCCGAGGTCGTGCTGGCCGGCGCCATCCCCGACACCACGCGGGTGATCGAGTTCCCGCTGAGCCTCACCGAGAAGCTGACGGGCTTGGTCGCCAGCGATTCCGAGCAGGTCGAGACGCTCGGCAAGCTCGGCTTCAAGGTCGAGGGCACTTCGGGCACCGCGCGCGTCACTCCGCCGTCCTGGCGCGGCGACATCGAGGGCAAGGCCGACCTCGTCGAGGAAGTCGTGCGCATCGCCGGCCTCGACCGCGTGCCGTCCATTCCCTTCCCGCGCGACGAGACCGCCCGCAAGCCTGTGCTGACCACGCTGCAGCTGCGCACCCGCAAGGCCAAGCGCGCGCTCGCCGCCCGCGGGCTGGTCGAGGCGGTCACCTGGTCCTTCGTGGCCAAGGAGCAGGCCGAGCTGTTTGGCGGCGGCGCGCCGGAGCTGGCGCTCGCCAACCCCATCGCCTCCGATCTCTCCGACATGCGCCCCAGCCTGCTGCCGGGCTTGATTGGTTCGGCGCAGGCCAATGCCGACCGCGGCCATGGCGACAGCGCGCTGTTCGAGGTGGGGCAGGTGTTCAAGGGCGACCGGCCGCAGGACCAGTTCATCGCTGCCACCGGCATCCGCCGCGCCACCGCCAGGCCTATGGGCGCCGGCCGCCATTGGTCGGCCAAGGCCGGGGCGGTCGATGCCTTCGACGCCAAGGCGGATGCGCTGGCGGTGCTGGCGGCGGCGGGCGCGCCAGTGGCGAATTTGCAGATCTCGACCGACGCCCCGGCGTGGTTCCATCCCGGCCGCTCCGGCACCTTCCGGCTCGGCCCGAACGTCATCGGCCATTTCGGCGAACTGCACCCTTCGGTGCTGGAGGCGCTCGACGCCGACGGCCCGCTGGTCGGCTTCGAAGTCCTGATCGACCGCATCCCCGAGCCGAAGGCCAAGGCGACGCGCGTCAAGCCGCTCTTGGAGCTCGCGGCCTTCCAGCCGGTCGAGCGCGACTTCGCCTTCGTGGTGCCGCGCTCGGTCGCGGCGGGCGACATGGTGAAGGCGGCGGCCGGCGTCGACCGCAAGCTGATCACCGCGGTGAACGTGTTCGACCTCTATGAGGGAGCGGGCATCGACGAGGACAAGAAGTCGGTGGCGCTCTCCGTCACGCTCCAGCCGCGCGAGAAGACCCTGACCGACGCCGAGATCGAGGCGGTGGCGGGCAAGATCGTCGCGGAAGTGGCGAAGAAGACCGGCGCGATGCTGCGGGGGTAG
- a CDS encoding flavin monoamine oxidase family protein: MNRSPSRPGALSRRRFLAATSAALLPMPALAQAQYAGDVDVAIVGGGAAGIAAARKIAEAGRNYVLLEAGSALGGRARTVSAFGQDIDLGASGFARTDSTLAAAAQAMGSEITPLPSGRRLFLDGREAHESAYDAFSVALGKARRDMLAVADTNKDPAAATVIGPVDGWAATSAQLIGPLSAGRALASLSTLDLVQREAPPDDATSVKGIGALIETLGSRLNVQTGAAVSVITNAGRFHTLTLRGQRAPIRARAIIVAVPAPVIAAGALRFNPVLPPRLAAAFRGVPAGFLEQVVFRLPRNPLGLQPNETVLARAGTAPPALLRGRINGGDVHVLTFGDAQAREIAEKGEAAALNLVRTYLATAFELDADAVSEVVCSRWGADPLFRGALVAASPGQGAQRRLFADTVQNRIFLAGDYVPTRGWGTLAAAWSSGEAAAARALRLVGDGPA, encoded by the coding sequence ATGAATAGATCGCCGTCCCGCCCCGGCGCGCTGAGCCGCCGCCGCTTCCTTGCCGCCACCTCCGCCGCGCTGCTGCCGATGCCGGCGCTCGCGCAGGCGCAATATGCGGGGGATGTCGACGTCGCCATCGTCGGCGGCGGCGCGGCCGGCATCGCGGCGGCGCGCAAGATTGCCGAAGCGGGGCGCAACTATGTGCTGCTGGAGGCGGGCTCGGCGCTCGGCGGACGCGCGCGGACCGTCAGCGCCTTCGGCCAGGACATCGACCTCGGCGCTTCCGGCTTCGCCCGCACCGACAGCACGCTCGCCGCGGCGGCGCAGGCCATGGGGAGCGAGATCACTCCCCTGCCCTCCGGCCGCCGGCTCTTCCTCGACGGCCGCGAAGCGCATGAGAGCGCCTATGACGCCTTCTCCGTCGCGCTCGGCAAGGCGCGGCGCGACATGCTGGCGGTGGCGGACACCAACAAGGACCCCGCCGCCGCGACGGTGATCGGCCCTGTCGACGGATGGGCGGCCACCTCTGCCCAGCTCATCGGCCCGCTCAGCGCCGGGCGCGCGCTCGCCAGCCTGTCGACGCTCGACCTCGTCCAGCGCGAGGCGCCGCCGGACGACGCGACCAGCGTGAAGGGCATCGGTGCGCTGATCGAGACGCTGGGCAGCCGGCTGAACGTCCAGACCGGTGCGGCGGTGAGCGTCATCACCAATGCCGGCCGCTTCCACACCCTCACTTTGCGCGGCCAGCGCGCGCCGATCCGGGCGCGGGCGATCATCGTGGCGGTGCCGGCGCCGGTGATCGCCGCCGGTGCGCTCCGCTTCAACCCGGTGCTGCCGCCGCGCCTCGCCGCCGCCTTCCGCGGCGTGCCGGCCGGCTTTCTGGAGCAGGTCGTCTTCCGCCTGCCCCGCAATCCGCTCGGCCTGCAGCCGAACGAGACCGTGCTGGCGCGCGCCGGCACCGCCCCGCCGGCCCTGCTGCGCGGGCGGATCAATGGCGGCGACGTGCATGTGCTGACCTTCGGCGACGCGCAGGCCCGCGAGATCGCCGAGAAGGGCGAGGCGGCGGCGCTGAACCTCGTGCGCACCTATCTCGCCACCGCCTTCGAGCTCGACGCCGACGCGGTGAGCGAGGTCGTCTGCTCGCGCTGGGGCGCCGATCCGCTGTTCCGCGGCGCGCTGGTGGCGGCCTCGCCCGGCCAGGGCGCGCAGCGCCGCCTCTTCGCGGACACGGTGCAGAACCGCATCTTCCTCGCCGGCGACTATGTGCCGACGCGAGGCTGGGGCACGCTCGCCGCCGCCTGGAGCTCGGGAGAAGCCGCCGCCGCCAGGGCGCTGCGGCTGGTCGGCGACGGGCCGGCGTAG
- a CDS encoding LysE/ArgO family amino acid transporter gives MPLSAYIAGLASGLSLIVAIGAQNAFVLQRGLRGEHVFAVCLACALSDAVLIAAGVAGLQQMLAMAPWLDAALRYAGAAFLVWYGARSLRSALRSQEALVVGAGGAAALGPTLAATLALTWLNPHVYLDTMVLLGTLSTRHPGAEAFFAFGAITGSFAFFFGLGYGAAWLRPLFARPSSWRVLEGVIAAVMWSIALGLLMDR, from the coding sequence ATGCCCCTTTCCGCCTATATCGCCGGCCTCGCCTCGGGCCTCAGCCTCATCGTCGCCATCGGCGCGCAGAACGCCTTCGTGCTTCAGCGCGGATTGCGCGGCGAGCACGTCTTCGCCGTCTGCCTCGCCTGCGCGCTGTCCGACGCGGTGCTGATCGCCGCCGGCGTCGCCGGCCTGCAGCAGATGCTGGCCATGGCGCCCTGGCTCGATGCGGCGCTGCGCTATGCCGGCGCGGCCTTCCTCGTCTGGTACGGCGCACGCAGCCTGCGCTCGGCGCTGCGCTCGCAGGAGGCGCTGGTGGTCGGCGCCGGTGGCGCCGCGGCGCTCGGGCCGACGCTCGCCGCGACGCTCGCGCTCACCTGGCTCAACCCGCATGTCTATCTCGACACCATGGTGCTGCTCGGCACGCTCTCCACCCGCCATCCCGGCGCCGAGGCGTTCTTCGCTTTTGGTGCCATCACCGGCTCCTTCGCCTTCTTCTTCGGCCTCGGCTATGGCGCGGCGTGGCTGCGGCCGCTCTTCGCCCGCCCCTCCTCCTGGCGGGTGCTGGAAGGCGTGATCGCCGCCGTAATGTGGAGCATCGCCCTCGGCCTGCTCATGGACAGGTGA
- a CDS encoding LysR family transcriptional regulator ArgP has protein sequence MLDYSALRAVAAVVQAGSFEKAARTLNVTPSAVSQRVKQLEERLGTVLIARGTPCTATEIGAKLCRHMEHVGMLEGELLAGLPALADASPRQRVTVHIAVNADSLGTWFVEAIAAFARRSDYLVGLVVDDQDHTAEWLKAGRVVAAVTSLEKPIQGCRRLSLGALRYHATASPDYRARHFPDGVTPAAIANAPALTFDQKDQLQSRWIRQALGADIAHPTHWLPSPQSFIEATLAGMGWGMNPFRSVRDHLAAGRLVELIPDTPVDTPLFWQVNRLVAERLADLTREVTAVARRELAG, from the coding sequence ATGCTCGATTATTCCGCGCTCCGCGCCGTGGCGGCGGTGGTGCAGGCCGGCAGCTTCGAGAAGGCGGCCCGCACGCTCAACGTCACGCCGTCGGCCGTCTCGCAGCGGGTGAAGCAGCTCGAGGAGCGGCTGGGCACCGTATTGATCGCCCGCGGCACGCCCTGCACCGCGACCGAGATCGGCGCGAAGCTGTGCCGGCACATGGAGCATGTCGGCATGCTGGAGGGCGAATTGCTCGCCGGCCTGCCGGCGCTGGCCGATGCCTCGCCGCGCCAGCGCGTCACCGTGCATATCGCGGTGAACGCCGACAGCCTCGGCACCTGGTTCGTGGAGGCCATCGCCGCCTTCGCCCGCCGCTCGGACTATCTCGTCGGCCTCGTCGTTGACGACCAGGACCACACCGCCGAATGGCTCAAAGCCGGGCGGGTGGTGGCCGCGGTCACCAGCCTGGAGAAGCCGATCCAGGGCTGCCGGCGGCTCTCGCTCGGCGCGCTGCGCTACCACGCGACGGCGAGCCCGGACTACAGGGCGCGGCATTTCCCCGACGGCGTGACCCCGGCTGCCATCGCGAATGCGCCGGCGCTGACCTTCGACCAGAAGGACCAGCTGCAGAGCCGGTGGATCCGGCAGGCGCTGGGGGCGGATATCGCCCATCCCACCCATTGGCTGCCCTCGCCGCAGAGCTTCATCGAGGCGACCCTTGCCGGCATGGGCTGGGGCATGAACCCGTTCCGCTCGGTGCGAGATCATCTCGCCGCCGGGCGGCTCGTCGAGCTGATCCCGGACACGCCGGTCGACACGCCGCTGTTCTGGCAGGTGAACCGGCTGGTGGCCGAGCGGCTGGCCGATCTGACACGCGAAGTGACGGCCGTGGCCCGGCGCGAACTCGCCGGCTAA
- a CDS encoding sulfate transporter family protein: protein MLRDAFAAFAETFSPDYRRVLLRSVGFAVGLLVALGIGAHYALTYFVALDLRWAEITLDIVAAFGIFIAAIFLVPPVTSLIAGLFLDDVAAQVERGFPGEPEGQPLPIGRSLFLTVKFFGVMLAVNLVALLLLLVPGVNLVVFYVANGYLLGREYFQLAAMRYRDEDEVALLRRHHAGAIFLAGLIIAAVVSVPILNLVTPVFATIFMVRLHKRLSRREY from the coding sequence ATGCTGCGGGATGCGTTTGCCGCCTTCGCCGAGACCTTCTCGCCGGACTATCGCCGGGTGCTGCTGCGCTCGGTCGGCTTCGCCGTCGGCCTGCTCGTCGCGCTCGGCATCGGCGCGCATTACGCGCTGACCTATTTCGTCGCGCTGGACCTGCGCTGGGCCGAGATCACGCTCGACATCGTCGCCGCCTTCGGCATCTTCATCGCCGCCATCTTCCTGGTGCCACCGGTGACCTCGCTGATCGCCGGCCTGTTCCTCGACGACGTCGCCGCGCAGGTCGAGCGGGGCTTCCCCGGCGAGCCCGAGGGCCAGCCGCTGCCGATCGGCCGCTCGCTCTTCCTCACGGTGAAGTTCTTCGGCGTGATGCTGGCGGTGAACCTCGTGGCGCTGCTGCTGCTGCTCGTGCCGGGGGTGAACCTCGTCGTGTTCTACGTCGCCAACGGCTATCTGCTCGGACGGGAATATTTCCAACTCGCCGCCATGCGCTACCGCGACGAGGACGAGGTCGCGCTGCTGCGCCGCCACCATGCGGGGGCGATCTTCCTCGCCGGGCTGATCATCGCCGCGGTAGTGTCGGTGCCGATCCTCAACCTCGTCACCCCGGTCTTCGCCACCATCTTCATGGTGCGGCTGCACAAGCGCCTGTCGCGTCGGGAATATTAG
- the nth gene encoding endonuclease III: MADGDRDSGSGPARERAGTRKPAAKPASGKAAAKKIASKAKAVLEEQAATRPGRRRAVANAAAAAIGGAFKPWTKKEVETAFSRFEEANPHPEGELNYHDPFTLLVAVVLSAQATDAGVNKATKTLFEEAPTPARMVALGEEGVARHIRTLGLYRGKAKNVVELSRLLIAEHDGKVPPDRAALEALPGVGRKTANVVLNIAFHMPTIAVDTHLFRVANRTGLAPGKTPLEVELGLERVIPDRFKLHAHHWLILHGRYICKALKPECPRCLIADLCRWPEKTPA, from the coding sequence ATGGCTGACGGGGACAGGGATTCGGGATCAGGCCCGGCGCGGGAGCGCGCGGGGACACGCAAGCCCGCTGCGAAGCCGGCCAGTGGCAAGGCTGCCGCCAAGAAGATCGCCTCGAAAGCCAAGGCGGTGCTGGAGGAACAGGCGGCCACCCGGCCGGGACGCCGCCGCGCCGTCGCCAATGCGGCGGCCGCTGCGATAGGCGGTGCCTTCAAGCCGTGGACGAAGAAGGAAGTGGAGACCGCCTTCTCCCGCTTCGAGGAAGCCAACCCGCATCCGGAAGGCGAGCTGAACTACCATGATCCTTTCACCCTGCTGGTCGCCGTGGTGCTCTCGGCGCAGGCGACCGACGCCGGGGTGAACAAGGCGACGAAGACGCTGTTCGAGGAAGCGCCGACGCCTGCGAGGATGGTGGCGCTCGGCGAGGAGGGCGTCGCCCGCCACATCCGCACCCTCGGCCTCTATCGCGGCAAGGCGAAGAACGTGGTCGAGCTTTCCCGCCTTCTCATTGCCGAGCACGACGGCAAGGTGCCGCCCGACCGCGCGGCGCTGGAGGCGCTGCCCGGCGTCGGCCGCAAGACCGCGAATGTCGTGCTCAACATCGCCTTCCACATGCCGACCATCGCCGTCGACACGCATCTGTTCCGGGTCGCCAACCGCACCGGCCTCGCGCCGGGCAAGACGCCGCTGGAGGTGGAGCTGGGGCTCGAGCGCGTCATCCCCGACCGCTTCAAGCTACACGCCCATCACTGGCTGATCTTGCACGGGCGCTACATCTGCAAGGCCTTGAAGCCCGAATGCCCGCGCTGCCTGATCGCCGACCTGTGCCGCTGGCCGGAGAAGACGCCGGCCTAA
- a CDS encoding DUF2244 domain-containing protein, which translates to MNAASTNQALGPTIDDEPTLFAARYQPYRSLGQHGFLVVMIIVAGISFVCGTAFLLMGAWPVFGMFGLDALAIYWAFRLNFRQARACEEIVVTPSLIRLRHVAADGTVYEEELNPLWTRLHRELHEDYGLQRLTLEMRGRPYVIGGFLHTAQREELAEQLSRALAEARRGVVRSTF; encoded by the coding sequence ATGAACGCTGCCAGTACCAACCAAGCTTTGGGTCCGACCATCGACGACGAGCCGACGCTGTTCGCGGCGCGCTACCAGCCCTATCGCTCGCTCGGCCAGCATGGCTTCCTCGTCGTGATGATCATCGTCGCCGGCATCAGCTTCGTCTGCGGCACGGCCTTCCTCCTGATGGGCGCCTGGCCGGTGTTCGGCATGTTCGGGCTCGACGCGCTCGCCATCTACTGGGCGTTCCGGTTGAATTTCCGCCAGGCGCGGGCCTGCGAGGAGATCGTTGTCACGCCGAGCCTGATCCGGCTGCGCCACGTCGCGGCGGACGGCACGGTCTATGAGGAGGAGCTCAATCCGCTCTGGACGCGGCTCCACCGGGAACTGCACGAGGATTACGGCCTGCAGCGCCTGACGCTGGAGATGCGCGGCCGGCCCTATGTCATCGGCGGCTTCCTGCACACCGCGCAGCGCGAGGAACTGGCCGAGCAGCTCTCACGGGCGCTCGCCGAGGCCCGGCGCGGCGTGGTGCGCTCGACGTTTTAG
- a CDS encoding methylated-DNA--[protein]-cysteine S-methyltransferase, which translates to MLAPNLDAAHPLEIAAHDYEIVRRAVEYVNLRFRDQPEVEEIARAAGVNPRALTDLFRRWCGLTPKDFLQAVTIDAARRVLTESDNVLDAAYELGLSGPGRLHDLFIVHESMSPGEWKTGGAGLVVRYGFHASQFGMALAMVTPRGLCGLAFADEGEEDKALADMRRRWPNALYIEDPIATAPYAARIFDSQKWSLDDPLRIVFIGTDFEVRVWETLMRIPLGKATTYSNIASCVERPSAARAVGAAIGKNPMSFVVPCHRVLGKNGDLTGYHWGLTRKRAILGWEAGQLCK; encoded by the coding sequence GTGCTTGCTCCCAATCTCGACGCCGCCCACCCGCTGGAAATCGCCGCCCACGACTACGAGATCGTGCGGCGTGCGGTCGAATATGTGAACCTGCGCTTCCGCGACCAGCCGGAGGTGGAGGAGATCGCCCGCGCCGCGGGGGTCAACCCGCGCGCGCTCACCGACCTGTTCCGCCGCTGGTGCGGCCTCACCCCGAAGGACTTCCTTCAGGCGGTGACCATCGACGCGGCGCGGCGGGTGCTGACCGAATCCGACAATGTGCTCGACGCCGCCTATGAGCTCGGCCTCTCCGGCCCCGGCCGGCTGCACGACCTGTTCATCGTGCACGAATCCATGTCGCCGGGCGAATGGAAGACCGGCGGCGCCGGCCTCGTGGTGCGCTACGGCTTCCACGCCTCGCAATTCGGCATGGCGCTCGCCATGGTGACGCCGCGCGGCCTGTGCGGCCTCGCCTTCGCCGACGAGGGCGAGGAGGACAAGGCGCTCGCCGATATGCGCCGGCGCTGGCCGAACGCCCTCTACATCGAGGACCCGATCGCCACCGCGCCCTACGCGGCGCGCATCTTCGATTCGCAGAAATGGAGCCTCGACGATCCGCTGCGCATCGTCTTCATCGGCACCGATTTCGAGGTGCGGGTGTGGGAGACGCTGATGCGAATTCCGCTCGGCAAGGCGACCACCTATTCCAACATCGCCAGCTGCGTCGAGCGGCCGAGCGCCGCGCGCGCGGTCGGCGCGGCGATCGGCAAGAACCCGATGTCCTTCGTCGTGCCCTGCCACCGCGTTCTCGGCAAGAACGGCGACCTCACCGGCTATCACTGGGGTCTCACCCGCAAGCGGGCGATACTCGGCTGGGAGGCGGGCCAGCTCTGCAAATAG
- a CDS encoding PACE efflux transporter, with product MRTPADRIRHVVIFEIIALSIITPLGAWVFGLPMTEMGVVGAGAALIAASWNYLFNLGFDHALARLRGSVRKTLGLRVVHALLFEAGLLAVLVPFIAWYLRIGLVEAFLMDVALAGFFLIYAFLFNWAYDVIFPVRETRRRPVPAE from the coding sequence ATGCGTACCCCCGCCGACCGCATCCGCCACGTCGTCATCTTCGAGATCATCGCCCTGTCGATCATCACGCCCCTCGGGGCGTGGGTGTTCGGCCTGCCGATGACGGAGATGGGCGTGGTCGGCGCCGGCGCCGCCCTCATCGCCGCCAGCTGGAACTACCTGTTCAATCTCGGCTTCGACCACGCGCTGGCGCGGCTGCGCGGCTCGGTGCGCAAGACCCTCGGGCTGCGCGTCGTTCACGCGCTGTTGTTCGAGGCCGGCCTGCTGGCGGTGCTGGTGCCGTTCATCGCCTGGTATCTGCGCATCGGCCTCGTCGAGGCGTTCCTCATGGACGTCGCCCTGGCGGGCTTCTTCCTGATCTACGCCTTCCTGTTCAACTGGGCCTATGACGTGATCTTCCCGGTGCGCGAGACGCGCCGCCGGCCGGTGCCGGCGGAGTAG